In Rissa tridactyla isolate bRisTri1 chromosome 8, bRisTri1.patW.cur.20221130, whole genome shotgun sequence, one genomic interval encodes:
- the TBC1D24 gene encoding TBC1 domain family member 24 isoform X2: MDEYNRFVDWDKMDVTVQSQDVKELTCTEFQELKQLARQGYWAKNHSLRAKVYHKLISNIPCRTVTPDANVYRDIVVKIVGKRNSSSLPLPEFVDNSLVPTYCLNAEGIGAVRKIILCIANQFPDISFCPALPSVIALLLHYSKDEAECFEQVCRILACNDPSKRLIDQTFLAFESSCMTFGDLVNKYCQAAHKLMVAVSEDVLEVYSDWQRWLFGELPMVYIARVFDVFLVEGYKVLYRVALALLKFFHKVRAGQPMESDSIQQDIRAFVRDIAKSVSPERLLEKAFAIRLFSRKEIQLLQMANEKALQQKGITVKQKRQNVHLAVHAENFKSEIVSVKEMRDIWSWIPERFALCQPLLLFTTLEHGCSLSRFYSHSEGHEPTLLLIKTTAKEVCGAYLSTDWSERRRGGNKLSFFGTGECFVFRLQPEVERYEWVIIKHPELATTGSEPENHAPPASSTLSSGSIPSDPSDRLSPFLSARHFNLPSKTASMFMAGSSECIIIGGGDGQALYLDADLNHGRTSHCNTFNNQPLCSESFQISVLEVWGFRDTMNG, translated from the exons ATGGATGAATACAACCGCTTTGTGGATTGGGACAAAATGGATGTTACTGTCCAGAGCCAGGATGTAAAGGAGCTAACCTGCACAGAGTTCCAGGAGCTCAAGCAGCTGGCTCGGCAGGGCTACTGGGCCAAGAACCACTCTCTGAGAGCCAAAGTGTACCACAAACTAATTAGCAATATCCCATGCCGCACAGTGACCCCAGATGCAAACGTGTACCGGGACATTGTTGTGAAGATTGTTGGAAAACGTAACAGTAGCTCCCTTCCACTGCCAGAGTTTGTGGATAACAGCCTGGTCCCCACGTACTGCTTGAATGCAGAAGGCATCGGGGCAGTCAGGAAGATTATACTGTGCATTGCAAATCAGTTCCCGGACATATCATTTTGCCCAGCACTGCCTTCTGTGATAGCTTTGCTCCTCCACTACAGCAAAGATGAGGCAGAGTGCTTTGAACAGGTTTGTCGCATCCTTGCTTGCAATGACCCATCTAAGCGGCTCATTGACCAGACGTTCTTAGCTTTTGAGTCCTCCTGCATGACCTTTGGTGACCTGGTTAACAAGTACTGCCAGGCGGCACATAAGCTGATGGTGGCGGTGTCCGAGGATGTGTTGGAGGTATATTCCGACTGGCAGCGGTGGCTCTTTGGAGAACTGCCGATGGTGTACATTGCTCGGGTCTTTGATGTGTTTCTGGTGGAGGGCTACAAAGTTCTCTATCGTGTTGCGTTGGCTCTTCTGAAATTTTTTCACAAAGTCAGAGCTGGGCAGCCCATGGAGTCTGACAGCATACAGCAGGACATTCGGGCTTTTGTGAGAGACATTGCCAAGTCAGTGTCTCCAGAGAGGCTTTTGGAAAAAGCTTTTGCTATCCGCCTCTTCTCACGGAAGGAGATCCAGCTTCTGCAGATGGCCAACGAGAAGGCTTTGCAGCAGAAGGGCATCACGGTCAAACAGAAAAG GCAGAATGTGCACTTGGCAGTTCATGCTGAGAACTTCAAGTCTGAAATTGTCAGCGTGAAAGAGATGCGAGATATCTGGTCGTGGATCCCGGAACGATTTGCACTTTGCCAGCCCCTCTTGCTTTTCACCACCTTGGAACACGGCTGTAGTCTGAGCAG GTTCTATTCTCACAGTGAGGGACATGAACCAACTCTTCTCCTCATCAAGACCACAGCAAAAGAG GTCTGTGGTGCTTATCTGTCAACTGACTGGAGCGAGCGCCGGCGAGGAGGGAACAAGCTGAGTTTCTTTGGAACTGGGGAGTGCTTTGTATTTAGG CTGCAGCCAGAAGTGGAACGCTATGAGTGGGTGATCATAAAACACCCAGAGCTGGCCACAACTGGTTCGGAGCCAGAAAATCACGCCCCACCAGCTTCCAGCACCCTCTCCTCTGGCAGTATCCCATCAGACCCCTCGGATCGCCTTTCTCCCTTCTTATCAGCTCGACACTTCAACTTGCCTTCCAAAACAGCCTCCATGTTCATGGCTGGCAGCAGCGAATGCATCATTATAG GAGGTGGTGATGGCCAGGCTCTTTACCTCGATGCAGATCTGAACCACGGAAGAACCAGCCACTGCAATACTTTCAATAATCAGCCGTTGTGCTCTGAAAGCTTCCAGATCTCTGTCTTGGAGGTGTGGGGCTTCAGGGACACCATGAATGGTTGA
- the TBC1D24 gene encoding TBC1 domain family member 24 isoform X1 translates to MDEYNRFVDWDKMDVTVQSQDVKELTCTEFQELKQLARQGYWAKNHSLRAKVYHKLISNIPCRTVTPDANVYRDIVVKIVGKRNSSSLPLPEFVDNSLVPTYCLNAEGIGAVRKIILCIANQFPDISFCPALPSVIALLLHYSKDEAECFEQVCRILACNDPSKRLIDQTFLAFESSCMTFGDLVNKYCQAAHKLMVAVSEDVLEVYSDWQRWLFGELPMVYIARVFDVFLVEGYKVLYRVALALLKFFHKVRAGQPMESDSIQQDIRAFVRDIAKSVSPERLLEKAFAIRLFSRKEIQLLQMANEKALQQKGITVKQKSVASPKRQNVHLAVHAENFKSEIVSVKEMRDIWSWIPERFALCQPLLLFTTLEHGCSLSRFYSHSEGHEPTLLLIKTTAKEVCGAYLSTDWSERRRGGNKLSFFGTGECFVFRLQPEVERYEWVIIKHPELATTGSEPENHAPPASSTLSSGSIPSDPSDRLSPFLSARHFNLPSKTASMFMAGSSECIIIGGGDGQALYLDADLNHGRTSHCNTFNNQPLCSESFQISVLEVWGFRDTMNG, encoded by the exons ATGGATGAATACAACCGCTTTGTGGATTGGGACAAAATGGATGTTACTGTCCAGAGCCAGGATGTAAAGGAGCTAACCTGCACAGAGTTCCAGGAGCTCAAGCAGCTGGCTCGGCAGGGCTACTGGGCCAAGAACCACTCTCTGAGAGCCAAAGTGTACCACAAACTAATTAGCAATATCCCATGCCGCACAGTGACCCCAGATGCAAACGTGTACCGGGACATTGTTGTGAAGATTGTTGGAAAACGTAACAGTAGCTCCCTTCCACTGCCAGAGTTTGTGGATAACAGCCTGGTCCCCACGTACTGCTTGAATGCAGAAGGCATCGGGGCAGTCAGGAAGATTATACTGTGCATTGCAAATCAGTTCCCGGACATATCATTTTGCCCAGCACTGCCTTCTGTGATAGCTTTGCTCCTCCACTACAGCAAAGATGAGGCAGAGTGCTTTGAACAGGTTTGTCGCATCCTTGCTTGCAATGACCCATCTAAGCGGCTCATTGACCAGACGTTCTTAGCTTTTGAGTCCTCCTGCATGACCTTTGGTGACCTGGTTAACAAGTACTGCCAGGCGGCACATAAGCTGATGGTGGCGGTGTCCGAGGATGTGTTGGAGGTATATTCCGACTGGCAGCGGTGGCTCTTTGGAGAACTGCCGATGGTGTACATTGCTCGGGTCTTTGATGTGTTTCTGGTGGAGGGCTACAAAGTTCTCTATCGTGTTGCGTTGGCTCTTCTGAAATTTTTTCACAAAGTCAGAGCTGGGCAGCCCATGGAGTCTGACAGCATACAGCAGGACATTCGGGCTTTTGTGAGAGACATTGCCAAGTCAGTGTCTCCAGAGAGGCTTTTGGAAAAAGCTTTTGCTATCCGCCTCTTCTCACGGAAGGAGATCCAGCTTCTGCAGATGGCCAACGAGAAGGCTTTGCAGCAGAAGGGCATCACGGTCAAACAGAAAAG TGTTGCGTCTCCCAAAAG GCAGAATGTGCACTTGGCAGTTCATGCTGAGAACTTCAAGTCTGAAATTGTCAGCGTGAAAGAGATGCGAGATATCTGGTCGTGGATCCCGGAACGATTTGCACTTTGCCAGCCCCTCTTGCTTTTCACCACCTTGGAACACGGCTGTAGTCTGAGCAG GTTCTATTCTCACAGTGAGGGACATGAACCAACTCTTCTCCTCATCAAGACCACAGCAAAAGAG GTCTGTGGTGCTTATCTGTCAACTGACTGGAGCGAGCGCCGGCGAGGAGGGAACAAGCTGAGTTTCTTTGGAACTGGGGAGTGCTTTGTATTTAGG CTGCAGCCAGAAGTGGAACGCTATGAGTGGGTGATCATAAAACACCCAGAGCTGGCCACAACTGGTTCGGAGCCAGAAAATCACGCCCCACCAGCTTCCAGCACCCTCTCCTCTGGCAGTATCCCATCAGACCCCTCGGATCGCCTTTCTCCCTTCTTATCAGCTCGACACTTCAACTTGCCTTCCAAAACAGCCTCCATGTTCATGGCTGGCAGCAGCGAATGCATCATTATAG GAGGTGGTGATGGCCAGGCTCTTTACCTCGATGCAGATCTGAACCACGGAAGAACCAGCCACTGCAATACTTTCAATAATCAGCCGTTGTGCTCTGAAAGCTTCCAGATCTCTGTCTTGGAGGTGTGGGGCTTCAGGGACACCATGAATGGTTGA